The following are encoded together in the Acinetobacter radioresistens DSM 6976 = NBRC 102413 = CIP 103788 genome:
- a CDS encoding substrate-binding domain-containing protein, translated as MRLNPRHVGIILAVTGAAAATTANAARDTIQIAGSSTVLPYVSIVAEEFGNTFPQFKTPVVGSGGTSGGLKQFCQGVGDNTIDIANASREIKDTELASCKKAGVNKVQEIKIGYDGIVFASNANKAAFKLKPYHVYAALAEKLPSKGKLVANPYTRWNQIDKTLPNEPITLVIPASNHGTREVFQEKMVDLGCKAYEYNKNLDKDTQKTVCSTFRKDGRVIEISGDYTETLSRLKTNPSAVGVFGLGFYDQNRDRLRVASVNNVTPSEATILSGKYPVSRPLFFYVKGEHLKSIKGLEQYVEYFLNKKVSGKGSKLEKAGLISLSDSERAKVLANFKAGKTVQ; from the coding sequence ATGCGCTTAAATCCACGTCATGTTGGCATCATTTTAGCAGTTACTGGGGCAGCTGCAGCAACAACCGCGAATGCGGCTCGCGATACCATTCAGATTGCCGGTTCTTCAACCGTCCTTCCATATGTGAGTATTGTTGCTGAAGAGTTTGGTAATACTTTTCCACAATTTAAAACACCAGTTGTAGGTTCTGGTGGCACTTCAGGCGGACTAAAACAGTTCTGTCAGGGTGTAGGCGACAATACAATTGATATTGCAAATGCATCACGTGAAATTAAAGATACTGAACTTGCTAGCTGTAAAAAAGCTGGTGTAAACAAAGTTCAGGAAATCAAGATCGGTTATGACGGTATTGTATTTGCATCAAATGCCAACAAGGCAGCATTCAAGTTAAAGCCTTACCATGTATATGCGGCACTGGCAGAAAAACTGCCTTCTAAAGGTAAACTGGTTGCTAACCCGTATACTCGCTGGAACCAGATTGACAAGACCTTGCCAAATGAACCGATTACTTTAGTTATTCCTGCATCTAACCATGGTACACGTGAAGTGTTCCAGGAAAAAATGGTTGATCTGGGCTGTAAGGCATATGAGTACAACAAGAATCTAGATAAAGATACTCAAAAAACTGTATGTTCGACTTTCCGTAAAGATGGTCGTGTCATTGAAATCTCAGGTGACTATACTGAAACACTCAGCCGTCTGAAAACAAATCCGAGCGCAGTTGGTGTATTTGGTCTAGGTTTTTATGACCAGAACCGTGACCGCCTGCGTGTAGCATCAGTAAATAATGTAACACCGTCTGAAGCAACTATCCTTTCTGGTAAGTACCCTGTTTCCCGTCCACTGTTCTTCTATGTAAAAGGTGAGCACCTGAAATCAATCAAAGGACTTGAGCAGTATGTAGAATACTTCCTGAATAAAAAGGTTTCAGGTAAAGGTTCTAAACTTGAAAAGGCTGGCTTGATTTCACTGTCTGACTCAGAACGTGCCAAAGTACTGGCAAATTTTAAAGCAGGTAAAACTGTTCAGTAA
- the pstC gene encoding phosphate ABC transporter permease subunit PstC, producing MNLLLIGVLLALIAIAYQVGLTKSRKLAGKENNSASLHSRPGYYGALVALWCGIPAFIILIVWNLVEPNILKHIILNNIPAATVTALDPAGLDVIVERIRAIASGFGVSDQPAAYEVAAAEQLAKFQMIGNFSKMAVVIAVALGGLVWAKKHVSQQYRARNQVEKAINIGLILCSGVAILTTIGIVLSMFSEAMRFFQFVSPLEFFFGTEWNPGFSTSGGAEGSYGLLPLIWGTLMVSAIALLVAVPIGLLIAIYLAEYASPGLRSWAKPTIEILAGIPTIVYGVFALMVIGPFFKMLGDTVGLHINATSALTAGFVMGIMIIPFVSSLSDDIITQVPRSLRDGSLGLGATKSETIRQVVLPAALPGIIGAFLLAASRAIGETMIVVLAAGNSPILHGNPLEAVSTVTVTIVNQLTGDTDFASPQALVAFALGLTLFVITLGLNIVALYIVRKYREQYE from the coding sequence ATGAATCTGCTGCTCATTGGAGTGTTACTGGCGCTGATTGCAATTGCTTATCAGGTTGGGCTCACCAAAAGCCGTAAACTGGCAGGTAAAGAGAATAATTCTGCCAGTCTGCATTCGCGTCCGGGCTATTATGGCGCACTGGTTGCATTATGGTGTGGTATACCGGCTTTTATAATTTTAATTGTGTGGAATCTGGTTGAGCCAAATATTCTAAAGCATATTATCCTTAATAATATACCGGCAGCGACTGTAACGGCACTGGACCCTGCTGGACTGGATGTTATCGTTGAGCGAATCAGGGCAATTGCATCAGGTTTTGGGGTAAGTGATCAACCAGCAGCTTATGAGGTTGCAGCGGCAGAACAGTTAGCCAAATTCCAGATGATTGGTAACTTTTCCAAAATGGCTGTGGTTATTGCTGTAGCGCTAGGTGGTCTGGTCTGGGCAAAAAAACATGTAAGTCAGCAGTACCGAGCACGTAATCAGGTCGAAAAAGCCATTAATATTGGCCTGATTTTATGTTCAGGAGTTGCTATTCTGACCACGATTGGCATTGTACTTTCGATGTTTAGTGAAGCAATGCGCTTTTTCCAGTTCGTCAGTCCTCTGGAATTCTTTTTTGGAACAGAGTGGAATCCGGGCTTTAGTACATCAGGTGGCGCAGAAGGCAGTTATGGTTTGTTGCCACTGATCTGGGGCACACTCATGGTCAGTGCTATCGCTTTGCTGGTAGCTGTCCCAATTGGACTGTTAATTGCGATTTATCTGGCTGAATATGCATCTCCAGGTTTACGTTCCTGGGCGAAGCCCACTATTGAGATTCTGGCGGGTATTCCGACGATTGTTTATGGTGTCTTTGCTTTAATGGTCATTGGCCCGTTCTTTAAGATGCTGGGAGATACGGTTGGCCTGCATATCAATGCAACCAGTGCACTGACTGCCGGTTTTGTGATGGGAATTATGATTATTCCTTTTGTTTCTTCACTGTCAGATGACATTATTACTCAGGTGCCGCGTTCACTACGGGACGGTTCACTGGGACTTGGAGCGACCAAGTCTGAAACCATTAGGCAGGTGGTACTTCCAGCAGCTTTACCCGGAATTATTGGTGCCTTTTTGCTAGCTGCTTCACGTGCCATTGGCGAGACCATGATCGTGGTGCTGGCTGCGGGTAACAGTCCAATCCTGCACGGTAACCCACTAGAAGCTGTCTCTACAGTAACAGTTACTATCGTTAACCAACTTACTGGTGACACTGATTTCGCCAGTCCACAGGCACTGGTGGCGTTTGCCTTGGGCTTAACCCTGTTTGTAATTACTTTGGGTCTTAACATTGTTGCACTTTACATTGTGCGTAAATACCGCGAGCAATACGAATGA
- the pstA gene encoding phosphate ABC transporter permease PstA has protein sequence MSTSNTSPLGQKDIFDAQAAADLRAKRKDRIAKSLSKRHRKEKIFRIAGFSAVMAGLFFVALLFGSILIKGLPAFWQAGMSVPVYFDPNIIDAGPRPVQKAGESPAQFQERYIAWQTKMGMVDWDALIVNGIISKAPALAPQRDELGEIYTSSESYRLRDMVFENPTLIGKTQDIKILADANVDVWVHGQIDRDLPDEQQQLSPEVRKLADEMEAQGVLTTSFNTQIFTNPDSRSSPATSGLAGAFMGSLFMMLIVIFISIPIGVASAIYLEEFAPKNYITDIIEVNINNLAAVPSIVFGLLGAAIFIGWMHLPLSAPLVGGLVLSLMTLPTVIITTRASLKAVPPSIRQAALGLGASRVQTIFHHVLPLALPGILTGAIIGVAQALGETAPLLLIGMSAFVASVPTSPLDQSTALPVQIFLWQGNELRNFFEGRTAAAIIVLLALMIGLNSLAIWLRKKFEVRW, from the coding sequence ATGAGTACATCCAATACTTCTCCGCTGGGCCAAAAAGATATATTCGATGCTCAAGCTGCTGCCGATTTGCGCGCAAAACGTAAAGACAGAATTGCCAAATCACTCAGTAAGCGTCATCGTAAAGAGAAAATCTTCCGTATTGCTGGCTTTAGTGCAGTAATGGCCGGGCTATTCTTTGTGGCTTTACTTTTTGGCAGTATTCTGATTAAAGGTTTGCCCGCGTTCTGGCAAGCTGGTATGTCGGTACCTGTATATTTTGACCCTAATATTATTGACGCCGGACCACGTCCAGTTCAAAAAGCAGGCGAAAGTCCAGCCCAGTTCCAGGAGCGTTACATTGCCTGGCAAACAAAGATGGGTATGGTAGATTGGGATGCCTTGATCGTAAATGGTATTATCTCTAAAGCACCTGCACTGGCGCCACAGCGTGATGAGCTAGGGGAGATTTATACCAGCTCGGAATCTTACCGATTACGCGATATGGTATTTGAAAATCCCACTTTAATTGGTAAAACGCAAGACATCAAGATTTTGGCTGATGCCAATGTGGATGTCTGGGTGCATGGCCAGATTGACCGTGATCTTCCGGATGAGCAGCAGCAGTTAAGTCCAGAAGTACGCAAGCTTGCAGATGAAATGGAAGCACAAGGTGTATTGACCACTTCATTTAATACTCAAATCTTTACGAATCCCGATTCGCGTAGTTCTCCTGCAACGTCAGGACTGGCTGGCGCTTTTATGGGTTCGCTGTTTATGATGCTGATTGTCATCTTTATCTCGATTCCAATCGGTGTGGCAAGTGCGATTTATCTGGAAGAATTTGCGCCAAAAAATTATATTACCGATATTATTGAAGTAAATATCAATAACCTGGCCGCTGTACCTTCAATTGTATTTGGTTTACTAGGTGCTGCGATCTTTATTGGCTGGATGCATCTGCCATTATCGGCACCGTTAGTGGGTGGTCTGGTACTGAGTTTGATGACATTGCCTACGGTTATTATCACAACACGGGCCTCGTTAAAAGCTGTACCTCCCTCAATTCGTCAAGCTGCATTAGGTTTGGGTGCATCCCGTGTACAAACTATTTTTCATCATGTGTTACCTCTTGCATTACCAGGAATTTTAACCGGTGCAATTATTGGGGTAGCGCAGGCACTAGGTGAAACAGCTCCTCTATTATTGATTGGTATGAGTGCCTTTGTGGCCAGTGTGCCAACCTCCCCATTAGATCAATCCACGGCTTTACCTGTACAGATTTTTCTGTGGCAGGGCAATGAATTACGTAACTTTTTTGAAGGGCGTACAGCAGCCGCCATTATTGTACTGCTGGCACTCATGATTGGCCTAAACAGCTTGGCCATCTGGTTACGTAAGAAATTTGAAGTACGCTGGTAA
- the pstB gene encoding phosphate ABC transporter ATP-binding protein PstB, producing the protein MNTNVMNAYKQEPSVNSEPTQIPVTGSGKTSATSFVSQFDTSAASKKETAHKVKICTDDVHVYYGETEAIKGIDLEIYENEVIAFIGPSGCGKSTFLRTLNRMNDTIDSCRVTGKVTLDQQDIYDPNLDVVLLRAQVGMVFQKPNPFPKSIFDNVAYGPKLHGLARDKYDLEEIVENSLRKAGLWDEVKDRLNQPGTGLSGGQQQRLCIARTIAVSPEVILMDEPCSALDPIATAKVEELISELSNQYTIAIVTHSMQQAARVSDRTAYFHLGDLIEVNSTEKVFTQPDHQLTEAYITGRFG; encoded by the coding sequence ATGAATACTAATGTTATGAATGCTTACAAGCAGGAACCGTCCGTGAATTCAGAACCAACCCAAATACCTGTCACCGGATCAGGCAAGACATCTGCAACTTCGTTTGTATCCCAGTTCGATACATCTGCAGCGTCTAAAAAAGAAACAGCACACAAAGTCAAAATCTGCACTGATGATGTCCATGTTTATTATGGCGAAACAGAAGCGATCAAAGGAATTGACCTTGAAATTTATGAAAATGAAGTGATTGCATTCATTGGACCATCAGGCTGTGGTAAATCAACATTTTTGCGTACTTTGAACCGCATGAACGATACTATTGACAGCTGCCGGGTTACAGGAAAAGTAACACTGGATCAGCAAGATATATATGATCCAAATCTGGATGTCGTATTACTGCGTGCACAGGTCGGAATGGTGTTCCAGAAGCCGAATCCGTTTCCAAAATCGATTTTTGATAATGTTGCTTATGGGCCTAAACTGCACGGTCTGGCACGTGACAAATACGACCTTGAAGAAATTGTCGAAAACAGCCTGCGTAAGGCTGGACTTTGGGATGAGGTCAAAGACCGTTTGAATCAGCCTGGTACAGGACTTTCAGGTGGACAGCAGCAGCGCTTATGTATTGCCCGTACTATTGCGGTAAGTCCAGAAGTGATATTAATGGATGAGCCATGTTCTGCACTTGACCCGATTGCGACTGCAAAGGTAGAGGAACTGATTTCGGAGCTTTCGAATCAGTATACCATTGCGATTGTAACTCACTCGATGCAGCAGGCAGCGCGTGTATCTGACCGGACAGCTTATTTCCATTTAGGTGATCTGATTGAGGTCAACTCTACGGAAAAGGTTTTTACACAGCCTGATCATCAATTGACTGAAGCTTATATTACAGGACGCTTCGGCTAA
- the sohB gene encoding protease SohB, whose product MLFHTPKLPAEIRISHLNARVNEQRKKIAQTTASKLELLQLAQQLAKEGRARKKNNQKIYVIDFKGDVQASAVENLREEITLILATAKAGKDRVVVRLESPGGMVHGYGLAAAQLVRLRDAGFHLTICVDKVAASGGYMMACIANEIITAPFAVVGSIGVVAQVPNFNRLLKEHNVDFELYTAGEYKRTVTMFGENTPEGKAKFEQELQQTHALFKHFVEKYRPKLNVEKVATGEHWYGQDALDLNLVDELKTSDEYLLSALPQHDVYVISTRRKPTLGEKLGLQAAQMADALVPAVLNKVMDTLAKASSNLVQMRDPEL is encoded by the coding sequence ATGTTATTTCATACGCCAAAGTTACCCGCAGAGATTCGTATTAGCCATCTTAATGCGCGTGTCAATGAACAACGAAAAAAAATTGCGCAGACAACAGCGTCTAAACTCGAATTATTGCAACTTGCTCAACAACTGGCAAAAGAAGGGCGGGCACGTAAAAAAAATAACCAGAAAATTTATGTCATCGATTTTAAAGGCGACGTACAAGCTTCAGCTGTTGAAAATCTGCGTGAAGAAATCACCTTGATTCTGGCAACGGCTAAAGCAGGAAAAGACCGTGTAGTGGTGCGTCTGGAAAGTCCGGGTGGAATGGTACATGGTTATGGACTCGCAGCAGCACAGCTGGTGCGTTTACGTGATGCAGGATTTCACTTAACTATCTGTGTAGACAAGGTTGCTGCCAGCGGTGGTTATATGATGGCCTGTATTGCAAATGAAATTATTACCGCACCATTTGCTGTTGTTGGTTCAATTGGTGTTGTGGCTCAGGTACCAAATTTTAACCGTTTATTAAAAGAACATAATGTCGATTTTGAGCTTTATACTGCAGGCGAATATAAGCGTACTGTTACTATGTTCGGCGAAAATACGCCAGAAGGTAAAGCCAAATTTGAGCAGGAACTGCAACAGACCCATGCTTTGTTTAAGCATTTTGTAGAAAAATACCGCCCAAAACTAAATGTTGAGAAAGTAGCAACAGGTGAGCATTGGTATGGTCAGGATGCTCTAGATTTAAATTTAGTAGATGAGCTGAAAACTTCAGATGAGTATTTACTGAGTGCTCTACCACAGCATGATGTGTATGTTATTTCAACTCGCCGTAAACCAACCTTAGGCGAAAAACTGGGTCTTCAGGCCGCGCAAATGGCAGATGCACTGGTGCCAGCAGTACTAAATAAAGTAATGGATACCTTGGCTAAAGCCAGTTCCAATCTGGTACAGATGCGTGATCCAGAACTTTAA
- a CDS encoding DUF1269 domain-containing protein, with protein sequence MAHNIILVTWNESAQAFENFSKFKDSPIKDINEVTLLKRQENGSFKIEEQIDPKQNNGILSGSLLGSLIGILGGPLGLLLGFTTGALIGGTYDINREQDDLAVLARISQALPLGTVGILIDIHEASEDFIDALFEKTGATIYRWDYEDVQAEIEASIETWQETQRIANLTLKEQKKAEHKARRQAKWEAFKSHFHREHAK encoded by the coding sequence ATGGCACATAATATTATTTTAGTTACTTGGAATGAATCAGCACAAGCCTTTGAAAATTTTAGTAAATTTAAAGACTCCCCTATTAAGGATATTAATGAAGTTACGCTTTTAAAACGCCAAGAAAATGGTAGTTTTAAAATTGAAGAACAAATAGATCCCAAACAAAATAATGGGATTTTAAGTGGCAGCCTACTGGGTTCTTTAATTGGAATATTGGGTGGCCCACTTGGCTTACTTTTAGGTTTTACCACGGGTGCATTAATTGGTGGAACCTATGATATTAATCGTGAACAAGATGATTTAGCTGTACTGGCTAGAATTAGCCAAGCATTACCCCTCGGCACTGTGGGTATACTCATTGATATTCATGAAGCGTCTGAAGATTTTATTGATGCGCTTTTTGAAAAAACCGGAGCAACAATTTATCGCTGGGATTATGAAGATGTACAGGCAGAAATTGAAGCCAGTATTGAAACCTGGCAAGAAACTCAACGTATTGCAAACTTGACTTTGAAAGAACAGAAGAAAGCTGAGCATAAAGCAAGACGTCAAGCTAAATGGGAAGCTTTTAAATCCCATTTCCATCGTGAGCATGCTAAATAA
- a CDS encoding DUF2238 domain-containing protein has product MIDYHLHAKHWGVFIILALAVMIASIHPMELSSYLLHQLGTLLMWIALIILIKKIGLGFGSVTSYIIFLLIHVLGAHYLYSYVPYNEWFIQLSGIDLNQMMGWQRNMYDRLVHFAYGLLLYPVFLRLHQVWLPDLKPWIWFILVIESVMSTSLIYEWIEWLIAINLSPEAAENYNGQQGDIWDAHKDILLATLGAIMTGIIVLIKENYKTLLNRS; this is encoded by the coding sequence ATGATTGATTACCATTTACATGCGAAACATTGGGGTGTCTTTATAATTTTAGCTTTGGCTGTGATGATTGCCAGCATTCATCCAATGGAGCTATCTTCTTATCTTCTCCATCAACTCGGCACCCTATTGATGTGGATTGCTCTGATTATTCTTATTAAGAAAATCGGACTCGGCTTTGGTAGCGTAACTTCTTATATTATCTTTCTGCTGATTCATGTATTAGGTGCCCATTATCTCTATTCTTATGTTCCTTATAATGAATGGTTCATTCAGTTATCAGGGATAGATTTGAATCAGATGATGGGCTGGCAACGTAACATGTATGACCGTCTGGTACACTTTGCTTATGGTTTACTACTCTATCCGGTATTTTTAAGGTTACATCAGGTTTGGCTACCAGATTTGAAACCTTGGATATGGTTTATCCTTGTGATTGAGTCTGTCATGAGTACCAGCCTGATTTACGAATGGATAGAATGGCTGATAGCAATTAACTTATCACCTGAAGCTGCAGAAAACTATAATGGCCAGCAAGGTGATATTTGGGATGCACATAAAGATATATTGCTTGCAACTCTCGGAGCAATAATGACAGGTATCATCGTTTTAATTAAGGAGAATTATAAAACTTTATTAAATAGATCTTGA
- the purB gene encoding adenylosuccinate lyase, whose product MNALTALSPLDGRYASKCDALRPYLSEFGLIHARVTVEVRWLQALAKHPEITEVADFSAATNAALDQIVTEFSEADANRIKEIERTTNHDVKAVEYFLKEKIAGIDELKNAGEFIHFACTSEDINNLSHALMLKNGRDVLLKSMQQLLNSIIALAETHADQPMLSRTHGQTASPTTLGKEMANVAYRLARQIKQFENVELLGKINGAVGNYNAHLSAYPDINWPAHSQAFVESLGLTFNPYTTQIEPHDYMAELFDALRRFNTILIDFNRDVWGYISLGYFKQKLKEGEVGSSTMPHKVNPIDFENSEGNLGIANAVLAHLGEKLPVSRWQRDLTDSTVLRNMGVGFAQSLIAFDACLKGVGKLELNANRLLEDLDQAQEVLAEPIQTVMRRYNVEKPYEKLKALTRGQAMTREMMVNFVNGNELEAVPAADRARLAEMTPATYTGNAAEQAKQLKELIEKI is encoded by the coding sequence ATGAACGCTTTAACTGCACTTTCACCACTCGACGGGCGCTACGCAAGCAAATGCGATGCATTACGCCCTTATCTTTCTGAGTTTGGCCTGATCCATGCCCGTGTTACTGTTGAAGTGCGTTGGTTACAAGCGCTCGCAAAACATCCTGAAATTACTGAAGTTGCTGATTTTAGTGCTGCAACCAATGCTGCTCTTGACCAGATTGTTACAGAGTTTTCTGAAGCTGATGCTAACCGGATCAAGGAAATAGAGCGCACCACTAACCATGATGTCAAAGCAGTCGAATATTTCTTGAAAGAAAAAATTGCCGGTATTGATGAGCTAAAGAATGCAGGTGAATTTATTCACTTTGCCTGTACATCTGAAGATATAAATAATCTGTCTCATGCATTAATGCTGAAAAATGGCCGCGATGTGCTACTGAAAAGCATGCAACAGTTATTAAACTCAATTATTGCCCTGGCTGAAACGCACGCAGACCAGCCAATGTTGTCCCGTACTCATGGCCAGACAGCCAGTCCGACTACCTTGGGTAAAGAAATGGCAAATGTTGCCTATCGTCTGGCGCGTCAGATCAAGCAATTTGAAAATGTTGAACTGCTTGGGAAAATCAATGGTGCAGTAGGTAACTATAATGCCCACCTTTCAGCTTATCCAGATATCAACTGGCCAGCACACTCTCAGGCTTTTGTTGAGTCTCTAGGTCTCACCTTTAATCCGTATACAACTCAGATTGAACCGCATGACTACATGGCGGAACTCTTTGATGCCCTACGCCGCTTCAACACCATCCTGATCGATTTTAACCGGGATGTATGGGGTTACATTTCTCTAGGTTATTTCAAGCAAAAACTTAAAGAAGGTGAAGTTGGTTCATCCACCATGCCACACAAAGTTAACCCGATTGACTTTGAAAACTCTGAAGGTAACCTCGGTATCGCTAATGCAGTACTGGCTCACTTGGGTGAAAAATTACCTGTTTCTCGCTGGCAGCGTGACCTGACGGACTCTACCGTACTTCGTAATATGGGTGTAGGTTTTGCACAAAGCCTGATTGCGTTTGATGCATGTCTTAAAGGTGTAGGTAAGCTTGAGCTAAATGCTAACCGCCTGCTTGAAGATCTTGATCAGGCACAGGAAGTACTGGCAGAACCGATTCAAACAGTAATGCGTCGTTACAACGTAGAAAAACCTTATGAAAAGTTAAAAGCATTGACTCGTGGCCAGGCTATGACGCGAGAGATGATGGTAAACTTTGTAAATGGCAATGAGCTGGAAGCCGTGCCTGCTGCTGATCGTGCCCGTCTTGCTGAAATGACCCCCGCAACTTATACCGGCAATGCTGCTGAACAGGCAAAACAGCTTAAAGAGCTGATTGAAAAAATCTAA
- the hflD gene encoding high frequency lysogenization protein HflD: protein MVDFPFQQPQTLSERQNRALALAAVFQATQLTHMTAMSGQKSMGESGNFYFEQLIKASLNIRPTVNHSSQTLDFFNHLADISLGLKTLESSIIQPFSSTPKSRIPKISAAKLPMSYAMALLQLEKKVYRNPEYVQIIEKSQQKILKQLSFFDNNYLHPSILANLAQTYVDTAGQINPRILVRGNAEAFKDTQHTNRIRASLFTGLQMAHLWRQLGGSSWNMIFRKRKLLQDIQDLARLQYQAV, encoded by the coding sequence ATGGTTGATTTCCCCTTTCAACAGCCTCAAACCCTGAGTGAGCGCCAAAACAGGGCTTTAGCCTTGGCAGCCGTATTCCAGGCTACTCAGCTTACTCATATGACCGCCATGTCCGGTCAAAAAAGTATGGGCGAAAGTGGCAATTTCTATTTCGAACAGCTGATTAAAGCCAGTTTGAATATTCGCCCAACTGTTAATCATTCTAGCCAGACACTCGATTTTTTTAATCACCTTGCCGATATATCTTTAGGTTTAAAAACGCTGGAAAGCAGTATAATCCAGCCTTTTTCAAGCACCCCCAAATCTCGTATTCCTAAAATCTCGGCAGCTAAACTGCCCATGTCGTATGCTATGGCCTTGCTGCAATTAGAAAAGAAGGTTTATCGGAATCCGGAATATGTCCAGATTATTGAAAAATCTCAGCAAAAAATATTAAAACAGCTTTCTTTTTTCGATAATAATTATTTGCACCCCAGTATTCTTGCCAATCTTGCCCAGACCTATGTCGATACAGCAGGACAGATTAATCCGCGTATTTTAGTTCGTGGTAACGCTGAAGCATTTAAAGACACACAACATACCAACCGGATTCGCGCCAGCCTGTTTACTGGTCTGCAAATGGCACATTTGTGGCGTCAGCTCGGTGGCAGCTCCTGGAATATGATTTTCAGGAAACGTAAATTACTACAGGATATTCAGGATCTCGCTCGTTTACAGTATCAGGCGGTTTAA
- the mnmA gene encoding tRNA 2-thiouridine(34) synthase MnmA, whose translation MQQRVIVGMSGGVDSSVSAALLLQQGYQVEGLFMKNWEEDDGTEYCTAMKDLADAQAVCDRIGIKLHTANFAMEYWDRVFEHFLAEYAAGRTPNPDILCNKEIKFRAFLDHAVKLGADFIATGHYARRGETKYNSQGEAYAELLRGVDTNKDQTYFLHAVHGREINKTLFPVGEIEKPQVRKIAEELGLATAKKKDSTGICFIGERRFNDFLKQYLPAQPGKIVLDDGKEVGEHHGLMYYTLGQRGGIGIGGLKGAAEGAWFVLYKDIAGNRLVVGQGHEHPLMQSTILWSEAIDWVAGEQEIPASGLRCTAKTRYRQADQDCTVYKDDSSTQGVRVEFDDPQRAVTPGQSVVFYSGEVCLGGGVIHHTNAPVPDFI comes from the coding sequence ATGCAACAACGTGTCATCGTCGGTATGTCTGGTGGTGTAGATTCTTCTGTTTCTGCAGCACTTCTTCTTCAACAGGGTTATCAGGTTGAAGGTCTCTTCATGAAGAACTGGGAAGAAGATGACGGCACGGAGTACTGTACTGCAATGAAAGATCTGGCTGATGCACAGGCTGTCTGTGACAGAATCGGCATCAAGCTGCATACCGCAAATTTTGCAATGGAATATTGGGATCGTGTATTCGAACATTTTCTGGCCGAATATGCTGCAGGCCGTACGCCTAATCCGGATATTCTTTGTAACAAGGAAATTAAATTCCGTGCATTTCTAGATCATGCCGTAAAACTGGGTGCAGATTTTATTGCTACTGGTCATTATGCTCGCCGTGGTGAAACTAAATATAATTCGCAAGGTGAAGCTTATGCAGAACTATTGCGTGGCGTAGATACGAATAAAGACCAGACCTACTTTCTGCATGCTGTTCATGGCCGTGAAATTAACAAGACTCTATTTCCAGTAGGAGAAATAGAAAAACCGCAGGTACGTAAAATCGCAGAAGAGCTTGGTCTGGCCACAGCAAAAAAGAAAGATTCAACCGGTATCTGCTTCATTGGTGAACGCCGCTTTAATGACTTTCTTAAACAGTATCTGCCAGCACAGCCGGGGAAAATCGTTCTCGATGATGGTAAAGAGGTTGGTGAGCATCACGGGTTAATGTACTATACACTCGGCCAGCGCGGCGGTATTGGAATTGGTGGCTTAAAAGGTGCGGCTGAAGGTGCGTGGTTTGTGCTGTATAAAGATATTGCGGGTAACCGTCTGGTAGTAGGCCAAGGCCATGAGCATCCTCTTATGCAGAGTACAATTCTTTGGAGTGAAGCGATTGACTGGGTTGCGGGTGAACAGGAAATTCCTGCATCCGGATTACGTTGTACAGCAAAAACTCGTTATCGCCAAGCTGACCAGGATTGTACGGTTTATAAAGATGATTCTAGTACGCAAGGGGTACGGGTTGAATTTGATGATCCCCAACGCGCAGTTACACCAGGACAAAGTGTAGTATTTTATAGTGGTGAAGTTTGCTTAGGTGGTGGCGTGATTCATCATACCAATGCACCTGTTCCCGATTTTATTTAG